In Cucumis sativus cultivar 9930 unplaced genomic scaffold, Cucumber_9930_V3 scaffold54, whole genome shotgun sequence, the following proteins share a genomic window:
- the LOC116406020 gene encoding E3 ubiquitin-protein ligase UPL6-like: MNDYFISQAVIENTRANDIHKRVPFLVPFTSRVKIFTTQLAAARQRNGSLAVFARNRFRIRRNHILGDAFSQMSALSKVDLRGSIRVSFVNEFGVEEAGIDGGGIFKDVMENITRAAFDVQYGLFKQIADHLLYPNPGSGMIHEQHLQFFHFLEVLLAKVMFEGILVDILFATFFLSKLKQKNT; encoded by the exons ATGaatgattatttcatttcacag gcGGTGATAGAAAATACCAGAGCAAATGATATACACAAGCGAGTTCCCTTTTTAGTACCGTTTACTAGCAGGGTTAAGATTTTCACT ACACAACTAGCAGCAGCTAGGCAAAGGAATGGATCTCTTGCTGTTTTTGCCAGAAACCGGTTTAGAATTCGACGAAATCATATATTGGGAGATGCTTTCAGTCAGATGAGTGCATTGTCTAAAGTTGATCTTCGAGGATCG ATACGTGtgtcttttgttaatgaatttggAGTTGAGGAGGCAGGAATTGATGGTGgtggtatttttaaagatgtcaTGGAGAACATTACACGGGCAGCCTTTGACGTGCAGTATGGTTTATTTAAG CAAATTGCTGACCATTTGCTCTACCCCAATCCTGGTTCGGGAATGATACATGAGCAACATCTccagtttttccatttcctcgaAGTTCTTTTGGCAAAG GTCATGTTTGAAGGAAttcttgttgatatactttttgcaacattcttcttgagcaagttaaaacagaa